Below is a window of Fimbriimonadaceae bacterium DNA.
AACTGCGCTTTTTCTTAGTTTTTCCATCCTAAACCTCTTGCAAGTTGGAACAGGATCAGGAAGCAAACGATCAGCGTGATATAGCCGCTGTAATCGTGGAACTGCATTCCCGCCTTCGATCCATAAGCGTTGCCGACAACGCCAATCAAGGAAATTCTCAAGCCGTTGATAAACACCGCCAACGGCAAAATCATCGCGACCATCACCAGGTTCGCCCACCACTTCAATCGAGCGATCATGACAAAGAACGCGGTAAACGCCATGAGCGCCAAAACGAGTTTCAAGCCCGAACACGGCACTGCGATGTCCAGCATGAAGTTATCGAGCCATACCGTCGTCGGTTCGTTAGGAACCTGGAAAGTATTCAGGCCAAACACCTTCAAAAGCTGAATCGCCACCGAAGTTGAAGCGAGCTGCAGCGGGTTTGTATAGTTCGTGATAATCGAAGAAAGCAGCGGCAAACCAAACGCCAAATACAAAATAGGCGGCGAAAGCCACAATGCCCACCGAAAGCCCGCCAACATCCAAACGCTGCACACCAGCGTGAGCAGCAGCAACAGCGACAGCAAGCCGATAATCGTCAGCGAATTGGCAACCAAAGTGCCCGCCACAAGAGCAACCAAGAGCACCGCAGCCGGATAGAAAGGCTTCACCGGGATCGTCTTTAGCTTCGGCCACCATCGATAAACGACGTAGCCCGAGATCAGCGGAACCAAAAAGCCGTGCGAATAGTAGCCGTCCTCACTGGTCCAAAGCCCATACAGCCGCCGAATGACGGTGAAGAACATCACCCCAATGCCGAGCGCAAGCAAAACGCCAGGAACAAACGCGGGCGATTGGCTGATCTTCCGCGCCAGTTCGGCGTAGTCCATCTTCGCATCTTCATCCGCCGCGCCATCAGCTTCAAGCTTGAGTTCGCTCTCCGCTACGCGTTGAATCCCAACATCCCCGCCAAAGTTGACAAGATAGGTGTTGGCATCCTGCTCGGTCGGCAACTCCGTGATGGAGCCGACGCCAAACTGCTCATGCCGAGCCTTCGTGCCCACCACAACATTTGCCGACTTAACGGCCATCTCATCCGCGACTGTGTCCACGGCAGACTGCTCACCCATTGATCAGTGCCTCCATTCGTAAAACCATGTAAAGATCGGTAACTGCAATCATCATACCAATCGAACGATTGGCCCCACGCATCTTGACGCTGCCCGAACAATCCTCTACAACGCCTCACGCTGCAAACCCGTTCCCCATCCCGAACGTAAGAACACAAAGAAAAGTGGGGCCGCGATTGCGGCCCCACTTCAGGATGTTTCAAGCGTGCCGTCATTGGCCGCGTACGGTATAGATCGCTTGCCGATTCACTCGACTCGCCGTCACCATCTCTTGGTACGGTGTGTCCGTGATCGACAGGAAGCCCGTGTTGTAGTTCTCTCCGTCAAATCTGCCCGAAGCATGCTCGTCGTAGTATTGGAACCAGTGTGCGCCCACAACCATCGGAGAGGCTGCTGCCTTCGCGATATAAGCCTTGAAAAGCTCGCCTCGGTCCGTCTGGTCCATCGCCGGGACGATTCCCCACCAGTTGCCATCGCTGCATGTACCGTAGTTAAACTCCGCCAACACCACCGGACGCTTAAATCCAGCAAACGAGAAGTCGGCAAGCTCGGATCGCTCGTAGTAGTTCACCGTGAAAGCGTCAAGGTAAGCGTTCGCCCCACTGATCGCCTCCGGCGTATAGAAGTTGTCCCGCGACCCAAGATACAGACCGGTGTAACCCAGCGCCTGAAGAGCCGCCCGAACCTTCGAGTAGTACGCTGCCGAATACTGCGTGATGAAAGCCGAGATGTCCGTCAGAGCCGAGCGTCGTGAGTACGGCATGTTCGGTACCGAGTTCGATGCCTGAAGCTGATTCCAAGACGCAAAGTTCGTTCCCCAAGCCGCATTGAAGCGAGAGATGGTTCGATACTTCGTCTGCAGAATCGCCATAAAGCGCTGCTTTGCTGGCTGTGACATCGGCGCATTGATCGCGCCCTCGGCGATCTGGTAGCGAGATTCAGCATCCATCGAGTTGCCGCGCCAGGATTGCTCGC
It encodes the following:
- a CDS encoding exosortase/archaeosortase family protein, translated to MGEQSAVDTVADEMAVKSANVVVGTKARHEQFGVGSITELPTEQDANTYLVNFGGDVGIQRVAESELKLEADGAADEDAKMDYAELARKISQSPAFVPGVLLALGIGVMFFTVIRRLYGLWTSEDGYYSHGFLVPLISGYVVYRWWPKLKTIPVKPFYPAAVLLVALVAGTLVANSLTIIGLLSLLLLLTLVCSVWMLAGFRWALWLSPPILYLAFGLPLLSSIITNYTNPLQLASTSVAIQLLKVFGLNTFQVPNEPTTVWLDNFMLDIAVPCSGLKLVLALMAFTAFFVMIARLKWWANLVMVAMILPLAVFINGLRISLIGVVGNAYGSKAGMQFHDYSGYITLIVCFLILFQLARGLGWKN